From the genome of Medicago truncatula cultivar Jemalong A17 chromosome 2, MtrunA17r5.0-ANR, whole genome shotgun sequence:
TAGGAAATGAACTAACAATTGGAAGTTGATTATTACCAAGAGAATTCAAATCAAACGCTCCTTCGTGGTGATTGAAGCGAAGCTGACGGCAAAGAGAGCGGCGAACACCGCCGTGGAGAGAAAGAACGTCCTCGTGAAAGAGCGGCGAACATCGTTGTGGAGAGAAAGAACACCTTCGTTACACATGTCcaattcttatttaatttgttaaaagtTTGTTAAAAGAGAGTGTTAGTGGATGTGACTCTAACATTTCTCTAAATATAATTCTAAActtcataattaattaatacaaattatactttataaaataaaatttactaatAAATAGATTTAAAAAGCCtataataaatacataaaaaaaattacttaaatttttttaagcataaaaaaaaagatgacgCTAGAAAATTGCATTCacccatgtttttttttgtcaaactatATTcactcatccttaaaaaaatcaattctaggaaaaagaatagaaaaattCTTGCATGGTCTCTCACCTAACACCTCATATTTAATCTCAACCAATGAAAATAGGACAcatcatttaaatttaaaaaactgtaaaataataaaatcaatatcCTTTTTGTTGTCTCTCTAGATCATGTTCAACCATTTTTTCAAGCGGTTCCATTACCAAGATATGCAACTGAAAGTGCACCTTCATTAAATTTAAATGATGTGTCCTATTTTCATTGGTTGAGACTAAATATGATGTTAGGTGTCAGTATCAAACACCAATGCGTATCTAACACCACGACACACCTAATCTAAAAAGTGTTCGTGTTTGGTAGATTTCACCTTATAATCCATTCCCAATGTTTCCTTCCCAGTTGAATCTATTTCTATTCTATTCTATAATTTAAAAACACCGATTCCTTGTTTTGTTGCATTGATATATCATCTCCCATGCGCCCTTGAGGATCTTTCCATGATATTCACGCCCATACCTTCGGTCTCATCTTTGTTACGTATACTCCTTCTATTGGTCCTCCACATTTTTTCTGTAATTTTGTAGTTaagaaatgaaatatattatatggtTTAAACTTGATCTCGACTATAGTATTAATATTTGTAGAATGGAGCAGGATTGTGAAAGATACCAAGGCCCACAAAAACTTGATGGAAGATTGAAATTAATTAGAATCACTTTCATGTTTTAAATCCTAATGGTATTTGTCATATTACAGAGAAAAAGGTTCCATTTAGATATTTGTTATTGAATGATGTAAACCTAACCTTTAACAAACCTAACCAACCAACCACATTCTTGCATCATATTCAACAAAGGAACAAATGTAAAACCCCAAAATTTCTCCTTTTGTTGGTGAAGAGAATATTTTGTGCAAGACTTTTTTTCCCTAAAGTTTAAAATTGGGCAATCATTTTAAGcatttgtttgcattttttatgGAGTACCGATACTTCAGAGTGAATGTATAGAATATCTAACATGTATCGGTTTTCGACACCCACACATgtaattatgtttaattgttttacaatttttatatttgaacatCCCTAAGTTTCATACACTCATTCAACACTTTGTTATCATTCTATTCCTACCACGTCAACACCATATTACATCTATCACATCACTCTCtgtatctctttctctcttaatGCGTCAAAAAGGGTTTTGGGTGTCTCTCAATCttttccattattttatttttctacacTTGGGGTGCTAGTTTAGTGGTAAAAAACTTAGCCTTGTAACCTTAAGATACAAAATTCATGCTCCCTCGATTGCGGTTATAAAATAACCATTAGTGTcactttaattattaaaaactaaaaaaaaaaattaatttttttaaattattatcaacGCCGACTTGTTAGTGTCATTGTCGTATCCAatgtctgatttttttatttttatttttttttacaataaagagAACATATatgtttcattgtttataatctCATAAATATAAGCATATAACTAACCATTAATGGCATCAACTTGTTGAAgatattaattttgtttgatcCTCCTTTCCTTTTATTCCTTTTCcatcaatcatatcatatatctaTTTTATGAAGTTTGGAAACACAATTTGTTAGTGCTTTCACTGTTTCTAGAGATAAATATCAGTGCACACAAAAAAACAGTTCTATgcacaatatttattattgatagCAATGGAAATAGGAACAATCACAAAGTAGGTGGGAGCTAGCATGACCAATAATATTAGCCATATTGTATAATAATGTTgacaaatgaaaatgaaagcaaaagaaaatgaaatcacAATGAAAATTCAAGTGGTAGAATTTGTTTCCCTAACTTTAAGGGAAACTAACTTCTAATTTGTACCATTTcttgttgttggtgttatttatattttttttgtcatttttaatgaccctatttttttcttgtctTCTTGTTTGTTAGAATGAGACAATATAGGCACCGACCTCATCAATATTTTTGGCATTAGtttcttgaatcatcttttGTTTTCTGTGACAAGAATCTAAAGGGTTGATTCTGAGGTTGAAATAGAAGATTTTTGTCCTATTGACTCATAGgatttaattatataaagtCAAGAAATGGTAAGTTATGAAAGCATATAATAGCATCTAACTTGGCATTTTCAATACAACCTTTTGAATTTTCATGCtataaatgtttttgtttttttagtatagTTGCAACTTTGCAAGATCTTTTTGGTgtttatgtaacaaaaattgaAGTGTTACTAAAGAAAAGTGTTACTAAAGAAGAGTATTAAGGAAGGTTAAAAATTATAGGATTTTAGAGGATAAGGatatttttagaaagaaaagaaaacttatGGAGGAAATAAGTTCGACGGTTGCAGTGCCATTTTCAATTGGGAATTTAATACAAAAAGAGTCAACAGTGACAAATCACATGGAAATAACTGGTTTAAATCTTATGATAAATACATCATCAGTTTTAATATTAAATCCTGCTTCAATTGAGGGTTGTCAGTCTTTTTCTGTTGGAAGTGGTGAAGACGGCGACGCGGATATTAGTCCTCAACATCAACAAATATCAGTGTCTCTAGAGGTTAAGGAGGATCAAGTTGCAGCTGAACCTGTCTCAGAAATGGTTCTTGAAAGTGACAGTTTTGAAAGAAATGATGAGGAGTTCAAGACAGCTAAGGATTTTCAGTGTATACATAATCCATCCTCTCAATCTTCTGTTAGTAGAAAAAGCAGTCCTTTTACGGGGGAGTCTACAATTTCAAGGACTAATTTGTCTGAAATGAACACACCGAATACTGTCACGGTTGATGATAATATCGAGGATGATAAGTATGGTTTGAATGAGCCAGTGACGAACATGGCTTCTGTTGGTATGAAACATGAGAATGAAGATAGAAGTATCTCAGATGGTCCTGAATCAAAACCGATTGCAGCGGTTCATGAGATGCCAGAGCAGCAAACAAGCTGTGATAATGGTTTGGAATTGAGTAATACTCCTCTTTACGGTTTCTCGTCAGTTATTGGAAGGAGACAAGAAATGGAAGATACTATTGTTATTAAACCTCAACTTTTTCAAGTACCTTCAATGATGCTAATGGATGACCATGTGAATGAAAACACAAAAGATTCCCTAGCACACTTTTTTGGTGTCTATGATGGACATGGGGGAAGTCAGGTATACCTCACATTCCTTCCTATAGATTACTCTCTTCGCTCTtttttaactgtcacttttgCTGAAAAAATTCGTTTCTTTttagttcaatgcaacattaactattgttttgttaataatacttttagttatttatttcagAGAGAGAAATAGGTAGACTTAGATAATAAAAAGTTAAGAGCAATAATATTTATTGGTTTTTCCGGAAAGGAACCGAGAGAATATACGGTTTGTGTGTATTTTTGAAGTTGATTCATTCCATTTAGCATGTTTGTGTGATGGTTTCGTAGGTTGCGAAATACTGCCAGAAACATCTTCATTCAGTTTTGGTTGAGGAGATAGAAGCTGCAGAATCAAGTTTATCCGAAAATAAGGAAAAAGACAATTGGCAAGACCAATGGAAGAAAGTACTCACCA
Proteins encoded in this window:
- the LOC25486432 gene encoding protein phosphatase 2C 56, whose product is MEEISSTVAVPFSIGNLIQKESTVTNHMEITGLNLMINTSSVLILNPASIEGCQSFSVGSGEDGDADISPQHQQISVSLEVKEDQVAAEPVSEMVLESDSFERNDEEFKTAKDFQCIHNPSSQSSVSRKSSPFTGESTISRTNLSEMNTPNTVTVDDNIEDDKYGLNEPVTNMASVGMKHENEDRSISDGPESKPIAAVHEMPEQQTSCDNGLELSNTPLYGFSSVIGRRQEMEDTIVIKPQLFQVPSMMLMDDHVNENTKDSLAHFFGVYDGHGGSQVAKYCQKHLHSVLVEEIEAAESSLSENKEKDNWQDQWKKVLTNCFQKVDDVIVGVPEANVGKNSNDGSESSTEETLAPETVGSTALVAILTQNHIIVANCGDSRAVLCRGKEALPLSIDQKPNREDEWERIEAAGGKIIQWNGYRVLGVLAVSRSIGDKYLKPWIIPDPEVKFVLREKNDECLILASDGLWDVITNEEACDFARKRILIWHKKNGTNVSTGKDQGVDPAAHYAAECLSKIAHQRGSKDNISVIVIDLKAQRQLKKKT